AGTCACCAATTGAATGTGACTGAGCAGGAAGCTCAGAGCTCTGTCACTTGCCATTAATAATGTCAAAAGCTTTGGCCAACACATGACTGTGCCATGTGCCTAACAACATTCCACATGATAAATAAGTCACTACCTGGAGGAAGTATTACATTTTCTGTCCACTTTGTGCAGAAAATGTTATATTCCAAAGCACTAGTGTTCACTTGAAAGAAAATGTGCAGTGTGTGCATTAGTAATTTTTAGTGTGCTTTTAATACCTCAAAACCTGATAATGTAAGAAGGCCCAAGCATGCCCTCCATGGGTCTGTAGAGAATAGCTACTACTATAAGAGTTTTCGTTGAGAAAATATATGCTGTCAAAGCCTGGTTGGAACTATGCAGATGTTGTCAAGAGTGACATAATGAATTCTAGAAAATTACATCCACAGAGTTTTGATTCTAACCTATACACATGGCACATGTGCACATACTGGAGTTTGCACCACTACATGAACCAACTTTTAGTAGAGGAACACTGAGAGTAACATTAGTGATCACACCAATGCAAACTTCACGGAAACAAGATCCCCTCAGTGCTAACAGTTTTTGATCCAACAGAAGCAATGATGTGGCAGATGTCACACGATGCCATTGCCAAGCATTGTACGAATGAATCTTGGCCCAGACTTGTACAATGTGTTTACCAAGGAACTAGAGTATTACCAACATGTAAAACCACAGGTGGGCTGGTAGAATCCATATCAAGAAATTCAGCTTTGTTGTGCTATTAATAGTGGTGTTAGGTAGATTAGTGCGCTGAGGCGATCTCTTCTTCCAACTAGAGGAAAGGGATGGGCAAAGAGAGGGCTCCAGGAAACCTGAACCCTTTCTTTTAGCTGTTGCCTGATTTTGTCTCCCTTGTCCAGCCTCTGGTTGCATGAACATGAGTGATTTGTGTTTTTCAGTACCAATTGGTTAATTTTTTCCTTATGCCCATAACATTTATTGCAATGTCATTATtattagtagcagtagtagtaatagcagtaatagcagcagcagcagtagtagcagAAGTAGTATTTACTGAGGAGGATTCCGCTATTTTGGCTGGGACTTGCCAGGAGGAAGGCCTATTGCCACCGTTATACTCCGCTGTCGTCATCTGGCCCTGTCTCCTGTAAATTCTGGAAAGGCTATCCAAAGCACTGGCTCCTTCTCTAGaaccttctttccttttcctgggaAGCAGGGAGGGATGTTTGTCGATTGTCACAGTTCAGATTCAGGAGTGGTAGCCATAAGATAATCACTGCTATAGCGTCCATTGGCAACGGTGCTCATCTCCAGAGGGGATGTACTTCCTGGGCCTAAGTAGGAACGATGCGTAGGCATGGGAGAAGGCAACTCGCTGGGCGCTTTGCTCAAGATGAAACGCGTCTCATCATTGTCGTCTAGGTTGGAGATATCCTTCATCATACGTCCCTTCTTGTATGTTACTGACAGAGCATTGGAGCCATCTGATATCAGATGGAATTGGCGTAGGATGAAGACGACCGGAAGAGGAAGGGTGGCCAAGATGATCAGTGAGATAAGGACAGCCATAGCCCATGGTGGATAAAAGAGAAACTTCTCAACAGCCTGGAAGAAAAATGCAATCAGCATCTGGCAATCTCACTGCAAGTATATCTCTAGAGAATAAGGCTAGCGTTCTTCTGGCATCAAGGCAAGCAAACACTGGTTACTGGATCTCTATCTAGGGATGGACCAGCATGACCCATACAGATAATTTTAATAAACTGTAAGAACTTCTGCCAGAAGATCATTCTCCTCCCTTGTATTGTTTTGCACACTCACGCTGAAACACTTGGCATAGTATTAACCTCTCAAGAATAGTGTATTAGGACATTGTGCTCTTGTAGGTGGTAGCTTctaagaagaggagaaggagaagaaagagaagaaggggcAGTAGCAGCAATAATAGTGTTGCAAGGTTGTAAAGCTAGGGCAATAATGTCCTGGAGAAAGAATAAATGTTACAATGGATTCTTGTGCTCAGATTCCACACCCTCAATCACCCCTCTTTAATCCAGGATTCTTTCATCTTAAATCAAGAGAGCCTGTGTAACCAGCACCTGCTTCATAAAGATAGCATCTGGCTCTTATTTCCAATTGGAGAGAAGGCTAGAAATCCAGACCTTCACAACATTTTGTAACGATCTTGTGACTTTATGGTACACTGGCATGGAACTCGTGTTCAACAAATATGTGGAATGGTCCAAATCACATGGGCTGGAAGTGTTTTTGTGATCATTGGGATATGTCCTTATTCACCAACTTACCTCTTCTCTGATCCAGGCACTATAACCTGGTGGGTGGAGTCCTAATTGGACGACGCTAGCTGCCATTAGGCCAGCCATGCATAGAGGAGAGACATACTTCCATGTGTAGAAATAAAACCGATAAGGCCGGAAACCCAGCATTTCTGTTAATTCTTGCATGAACCTACAAAGACAAATGAAGCAAAAATCAACTGATGAAGCACAAAGACCTTGTTCCCTGTTCCCCTCTGGATGGATTTTCTGTTAAGATCTTTGGTAGAGCCAGTAGACCAAATAAACACCCAGAGACTGAACGCTTCAAGAACAATACAGCCCTTTACATATTTAGTGCTTATAGAGGCAGTGTTAAAAGGTGAAAGCTTAGCAATTGAGCCAGgccattaaagaaagaaagaatattaCTCCCTAAACTCCCCTGGCTCACTTTGAAAAAAACCCTCTTACTTCTTGGTACCGTAAATCCAGGCCACAGCAATGTTCTCCAGGATGACCACAACAGTGAGCGGCAGTGTAGCAGAGTAATCATCAAACATTGTGACAAAGTAGTTGCCAGAACGCTGCACAAAGATCAGCCCCACAAAGAAAGCAAAGATGCAGCAGCCAACTGCAAAGAACAGAGGGTCACCATTAGTGCATAAGTATGTAACACAAGGTTGGATCTAATGACTCCCTCCTTCTAAGTGGAAAGTCTTTATCCTAGTGGGAAGGAGACGTTAGATTCAACCTGTAGATTCCATAATACAGAGGTCATATATCAAAGGAGCCCCTGACACAATCCTCACATATGAACTGATTGTGATGACTAAGGATGAGAATCAGAGACACATTAGAACCGTTCTGACATACAAGAAGTGTCAGTATATAATTACTCATCAGTGTAATTTTAAGTGAAAATATCTGCCATGGAAAGACTAGTAAAAAGACTTTAGGGCAGCAAGGTTCTCTGCCATTTAGGTGGTGACCATGAACATCTTAAGTGATCACCGTTGTCACCCCCTCCTGGGCTGGACAGATGCAGGAACAGACAGAGGATGAACAGGTGGAGCAAGAGACAATCCTGGGGGAAGATATGGGGGCTTAGGGGACACCTAACCCCACCAGATCTCATTCAGAACCAGATCCCATGGATCTCAAGGATCTCAGATAAGGCACCTTCTCCTGAAGGCTCAGCTCTAGGTGACGCTGCCAGTAAAGGGTGCTATTATCCTTCACCCAAAGACCTCATGGATAGGAAGAAAGGACATGGCACACCTCCTTTGCACACTACTAAATGCTTGGCAAGGAGCAGCTTGGGCAGTGTACAGTTTGAAAGCTCAGGGATCGGAGCCAGGGTGGCCTCACCCAGAAAAAAAGAGATGCACAGAGGAGGCCTGTATGCATCCCATCAGTTGCCCACACTATAATGGAGCTGGAGTGAATTTTGCCTTTGGACACTGCAGATCCTTATCTTGCTATAAAATAAGTAAAGTCAGTCCTTGATTTTCCCAGCTACTGGTGCTGGCTCCCCATATTCTCTGCCAATTTGCcaacttccccccaaaaaacctttcaCATAGAGTGTCACTTAGATTGTAAAGCTAAGCTCTTTTAAAGATGCACCAAATTTATCACTATCTCTGCACAATACTAACTAGGACACGTGTTTTTTGAGTGTACCAAATTCAGTCTAGATCCACATACATACAGTCActatattttggttttgtgaatTGACTCCATATCCATCCACTTCCAAAAATGTCATATCTCTAACCAGCCCCTCATTATCACAATGACTGAGATTCTAAATTCTGACACTACCAGAAAGAATATCATCCTTCTTTTGACATTCTCTCCAAAGGACAGATAGATCAGGGAACTAATTCTTTCCTTGAATACCAAATCCCTCTACTATTCCTTTTGATACTGCAACATAGTTCAGCCCAAGTACTGAGCTGTTACCCTCTGCTTTAGACAATGTCTTTTTTGAATAACATATTGATACCACTTGAAACATCATACTGAAGCTCCAAACTTTGCAAGTCATGGACATGAGCTTTGCTATGCATATAGAAGATCTGACGTGTCAATAGTTTACCAAGAGAAACTTTACCTGTTAATACTTCCTTGCGCACTTTGAAAGTGTCAATGATGGGTGTGGTGATGCCAGCCATGGTCCCAATCATGCTCCCCAAGCCCAGGTTTATCAGCATCAGAAAGAACATTACTGACCAGAAAGGAGAAGCTGGGAAGTGGGTCATTGCTTCCGTGAAAGCGATGAATGCAAGGCCGGTTCCCTGAACTGACTGAATACAGACAAAAGAAGATTGTGGTTACTCTTTGCAGAACAGACTTATAGAAGCAGATGTGCATGCGTGTAATTGTTATTGTTATATGTAAGGTTATCGATGTAACTACATTTCCATCTGTAAAACCAATGACTGTCAGAGACAAACAACTAATTACAGAAGCTTCAAAGTTCTTACATGCATAAGTGTTGGAAAAATAAATCATTACATAGAATTACTGCCCAAGCAACTGTCTCAAAACATGTACATGCTCTGATAAGCTGTGGTTAGCTACAGCTTTCCAGAGCATGTACACCATATATAGACTGGCATGTGTATTTATGTCTCAGACTCCCCACCATTAGTAACTTTATACCATCCTAGGACATTTGTTGCACAATGCTTTGTATTTTTCCACTCTTCACATACCCAGGTCCTTCAGCGATTATGGGAATTGCAGACACTATTTATAAAATGCCAATACTAGCAGACGTTTTTGCCCTATCAAGTGACTCTGGAGGATTCTTCCCTACTAAAGTCAAAGGTCAGTGTCATATTTACCCATTTTACTGCCCAGCGTGCTTGAAATGTGCTAGCAAGATAAAGAAGAACAGAGTCCAGAGACCACCAGAAAAGAACTGATTCAGTGGCAGGCAGAAACATCTTCAGTGATAAACTGCCATGATATTGCTGCAATCATGAAAGGCTGTCTGAAAAGCTACCTAAGTATCCTGATGATGGTGCTACAGTACAGCAGTAGAATATCATTGTACAGTAGCAGTATCATTGTACTCCCATAGGGTAAATGGGACAGGTCAGGCCTGTCCATTAGGTGCACCTAGGTGattgcctagggtgccagagGTGGAGTACAAAAGCCAGCTCTGTCACCACCCTGCCTGCCCATGATGTTGGGTTTGCTGCAGCaagctagtgggggggggggggggctgcccttgtTGCACCATCACAAGCCACAGCCACAGTGAGGGAAATGTGAGTGGAGTCAGCTTCCTCGTGGTGTATGGGGGAGGAGCAGGGTAGTGGTGGCAGCTCCCTACAGTGCAGAAGCACAGTTTCTTACACATGACTTCAAAGACATGATGATTTGTATCCACTGGAAATTTTCTgcatgcacagggttgccaggtccctctttgcgggaggtttttggggcacagcctgaggaggacggggtttggggagcggagggacttcaatgccatagagtccaattgccaaagcggccattttctccaggtgaactgatctctatcggctggagatcagttgtaacagcaggagatctccagctagtaccagaaggttggcaaccctatgcatgcacCAGGATACTTATTCAAGCAGAAAAATAAACCTCATGCTGGCCCCTTGCAATAACTGAAACATGTATCCCGAATCATTTATTTTCTTGCACAAGATGTTGTGCAAGCAATTGCTGAGCACTATAAGATAGAGGTAGGAAAGCACTAGTtgctgcacaagatcttgcacacgTAGAATTGCGCTAAGTCTGCTTATGTTCCCAAGTCTGCTTATGTTCTTGGATCCATCACTGGGTCCAAGACAGTGCATAAATGCATGCAAATCAGAAGATTTCTTAGGGTACATCAGCACTTCTGATTATTGCCATGGCTTTGCAGGAAGAAGTGATAAAAGGGGCTTTTAGACTCTTCAGAGGAACAGTATGATGCAAGATACCATTCTAGCTCCAGGGCACATAACAGTTGTGCAAACCTATCAAGGATCACATCAAAATTCCCCAACTGTGCCTTGGCTTCATGCTGAGTTTCCCTCAAATCATTGTGTTGTTATTTCACAAAGGTATTGGGAAAACAGCGTCTGGGAGCACTCAAAGAAATCAAATTTGGACATGATCTTCCTACAACAGTCATAGAAACAAAAAATTTCTAAGTTTGAACAAATGTATGAAGAATATTTTAGCTTGATGCATTAGTTGTGGTCTTTTCAAACAGAAAACTTGCCCCTTCACCCACAGTAAAATGTAGGCATACTTCAAAAATAATCTATATCTGAAACAGTTTACGCTGTCATTCTAGTGGTGAATTGATGTTGTTCTTTTCTCTTGGAGAGGTTCAGTGAGTTATCTTTGCTCTCATTATCAGGATCAGTTTACATGTTATGGTTGCCATATAGAAGCTGCTTTAAATCACTGATGTGGAAGGTATTACCACCAAGTCAACCACTCATGTGCAGAATCCCACTTGGTGGATTGGATAGTTTTCTCCACGCTGCTGTAAATACCCATAAAGGAAGTGATATGGTGACAATTCATGGTGCACATGATGAACTGTATGTGTATGAATGGCTCACATgtcaacaataacaacaaaagaaagggagaaaagtatTACAGTATGATTATGAAGATACCTCACTAAAATAAGCAATGAGCAAACTGTGAAATTATGTCAAAGAACTTTTTAAGATTACGGATAGGTTGCACAACATAACAAACTCCCTAGATGTTGATATTGCAACatcttcctgaccaatgttttaatgttttaaaaaacgtcttagtatgtattttagctctgtttttaattgttttaaagaggtgtgtgtgtgttttagggtTGGTCTTAAATGATTCTAAAATATGATTTTAttctgtatgttttaatttgttagcatCCTTAGTGgcctttgtgagggcagaaaggtgggatataaattttgtaaaaaaattaatgaaGTTATATTAATAATGAAGAAGACTACCCCAAAAAAACACCTAGGACTACTAAAGTAAACTGGTGAGTACTTGGGAATAAATGCTTTGCTGTGGGATACCAAGTAAGTGATATCTTGcacctgtaggattgccagctttgggcCTGGAAATtctgggtgatttgggggtggagcctaggaaggatggagtttggggaggggaaggacttcagtggcgtataatgccatagaattcaccttccaaagcagccattttctccaagggggagggtctgatctgtgtcatctgaagatagggttgccaggtccctcttctcaaccggcaggaaatttggggggcggggcctgaagagggtggggtttggggagggacttcaatgccatagagtttaattgccaaagcggcaatttttctccaggtgatctgatctctatcggctggagatcagttgaattagcaggtgatctcctgctactacctggcagttggcaaccctatctgaagataagttgtaattccagaagatctccaggtcccatctagaGGCTGGCAATCCTGTCACCTTTGTGGTGCGCTACCAGTTCCAGCTGGGCTACCTCAGCAACTACTAAAATGGCTACCAAAGGGCACTGCCAAAGATCACTGTCTGTTTGGTGTCTGCTTGGTACCCCTGTAGTAGCTTCACTTCATCGGGCTGCTAAAGTCAGTAACTGAAGCAACAGAGTTTCTAAGTTACCATGACTTTTCCTGGCACCCTCtcacctttttaaaatattgttatgaTCTAATTTGTGATTATTGGATGACTTACATTTTAGGATGGTGTTTTTAGCAACCTGAGATTTACTTTGATTTGGCATTTTTTTCACAGCAACATTCTCTCCAAGACAAGCATGAAAACTCCCTGCTTGTCAAATGGCACAGTCAAACAAATTCAGCATAATATCTTTAATTATTCAGCCCAGAAAATTTCACATCTGCAGGCAAATGTTACAGCCTCTTAAGTTTTGGTGAATGATGATGAAGAATTCAATGGCAGTCAGAATAATTTAGGCAGATTGCCCAGCACACCAGTAGAAACTTCTCATCAGGTGACCCTTTGGTCCTCTCTCCTAGTTTTCAAGAAGAGAGTCCACTCAGGAAAGTAAACCCCAGTGATGAAAAGACATCGGTTCTTGTTCCTTTCTAgaaatttttttgcatttttaaaggaaaaaacctTTACTGGTTGAGAACACCTGCCTAGGACAGACACACTTGACTCCAGAAAATCAGTATCTACTGGAATTTGATTCAGATTACTGGAAATATGGTTCAAAATTAGTTTCAGGAGATTAAAGATTGCAGAATCTCTGTTTAAATAACCTTACCCACAAGATTGAATCTGTCTTCCTGGGCAGTATCATCCGATATTTCTAATCACGGGGAGGAATCTCATTCTTCGGATTGCTTAGGACCTAGGATTGAACTATTCTGCTAATGCAGCAAACCAGTAAAATGAATGCTGCAGCTAGATTTTTCTTCCTGGAGTGGATCTAGCTTTTCAAGTCTTCAGTTACACCTTCATATTCTTTTTATACCATTCTATGTGAACGATGTTgcaatatttatattatatttcttTTAGTAAGCTGTCCTCAGGGTCTTACCACCACATGGCAATAGCTGCAGTATTGATCTTTACTTAAACAGCTTCCCgaaaaccttgaacctgaccttctccctgatgtgctagttttctatatgaaaggaaaacatttttaaaactctgGGGAACATTCTAGGGAACGTTCTGTGAACCCCAACCATCATATTGACATGGTATATCTTCAGGAGGACTGTACCATATGCTTTTTCTGAATGTATGCTTTTTCTGAACGTAGAGATTGGCTTTCAGACTTCAGTGAAGGACTAGGGTTAGACTAAGGTGGCTGTTTTGGGTTCTGACAAACTGTGAAAAGCAAGCCTGGCTGTAAACGTACTTTGTTAAGCTCATCTTCCAGCAGACAGGGATCCAGGCCAAGCTCCTGGAAGTGATCCTCCCTTATTGTCTTGATCACATGGTACATCTCACTGTAGTCCTTGGCTGTGAGATGGGAAAAGTTCACATGGGGTGGAATAAGGTCGTGGCTCAGGATTTTGTGGTTCAGATAACCCAGGATCTTCTCAGCATTCCTAAGGAGGAGAAGCTAAAAGTCAGTACACAGTCATTGCCTGGCCACTGTTGTTCCCCTTGATCTGGGCACAACTTGAAGGACATCTTCTACCCACAAAATAAGGAAGGTGAACTTCCAGCATTTTATATAGGAAGAGGTCCATAGCACCTTCTACAAAGACAGACAGGGAAAGAGATATTTTCTCTGAACTATGGAACATTCTAGAGACCCATCAGGCAATTTGACCAGAAGCAAATGACCGCTTTAAGCTATTAAGACTCCAGGCCACACTGAAATAGCAGCAGTTGTACCAGGTGTTATGGTTAAAAAAAGTATAGCTAGTCTGGGAAAGATGTCATTGCTTTGGCTAGACTCTTTAGAGAAGCCTCTTGGACAGGGACTGGAACTGGTACTTACTCAATCACACACTTCTCATTCATGACATTGGCTTTGAAGCCCAGCACAGCAAAGACTACCAGGGTGGCCAAGACTGAGGTGAAGAAGTTGATTAAGGAGACAAGGGCTGCATCAAAGTGACAGTTATTGTCCTGCTTATTGTAACTGGAGAATGCAATGACTCCACCAAAGCCCAGGCCTAGGGCAAAGAAGACCTGTGTGGCTGCTTCCCGCCACACCAGAGGATCCAGCATCTTATCGAGCTGTAAGGAGACACGAGAAGGAATCCAAGTTATCCATCCTGCATCTTGGTACACAATCTGAGACTCTTATACATATTACTTAACAGCTGAACAGTACATCCTTGCCTGCATGCGCAGTTTGCTTTTGCATGTGCTAGAGACAGCACATACATTCTCCTCATGACCCTATGGGTATAATCCAAAGGATGTTAGGAATATTTagggcccactgaaatcaatgcatCTCAAATTCTAGTCCTTAACTGTCCATTTAAATCCTATAGATTTTATTAAATTTGCCTAATTCGTGATTGCACCCTAATTATTTCTTGTATGGCCAGGGCTGTGTACATTCTGACCTTTTGTGGGCTCATCACCTATAGAATTTGGTAgcctaaaacattttttttaaagaaagcagggTTCTAGTCTCATGTTATTAGGTGACTGGGGGCTTGAAAATAGAGGCAGTATGCAGAGGGAAGTTTAGAAATAGAAACTCACCAATTCAGATTTTCCCTACCAGTTAaaattggtgatggaaagtgccatcaaaccacagccaacttatgacaaccctgcagggttttcaagacaagagaggaacagaggtggtttgccattggctgcttctgcatagcaaccctggacttccttggtggtctcccatccaagtgctaagcagagccaaccctgcttagcttctgagatcagtctagcctgggctattaaGTTCAGGACACCAATTAGAATTAGTCCCCATTAATTAATCAAGAAAGCTGATTAACCTAATGATTAAAGCCTGCAGCCTTGCAAAATACACTTTACAGAATATGCAGGACAGTCAAACTTAGTATTAGCAACCTTTCAACTGCCTATTGCGAACTAGCAGACTAAGTCAGTCTAATTCTGGCTGAACAGCATATTAAGTATCATATCCCCCTTTCAATGCAAGAAGTGCATCCAGTGGCCTATCAAAGTGCATGCTGATCACATGTAGCGTTGAACCTTTGGTCTGCTAGCATCCTGACAAATTGGATGGAAATGCCATTCATAAATGGTGATGTCACTCCGAGTGTTTCAAATGACAAATGTGTGGTTGCAAAACAGCCTATTTACAATAAAAGCAAGTAGGATTATGGTTCATGCTTTCATATTTCTTATTCAGAATTAATCAGGATGAATGTCTTCCAGCAGCTTCACAATATGAATCATCTGCATCATTATTTGAAGAATTAATTAGCTAGCTAATTAATTGATTGATACATATTGCTGCTGTTCTGCTGCAATGGGAAAAGAAGGTCAGCTTCAGCACTTCCATTTAAGGGGATATAGTGCCACGGACTATTATAGGCCCTGCATAAAACTTGGTTATTTGTACTATGGTACGGTGAACTGCCACACACATTATATTTCAAGAGAGAGGGCTAACAGATATTTAAAATAACATGCGTAAATGTTTCAACcttttcatcaatgacctggaattgggggtgaacagtgaggtggccaagtttggaaatgacaccaaattatttagggtggctaaaacaaaatcggactgtgaagagctccaaaaggatctcttcaaactggaggaatgggcattaaaatggcaaatgagattcaatgtgagcaagtgtgaagtgatgcatattgattaaaaaaatcccaacttcacatatacactgatgggatctgtgctggcagcgacagaccacgaaatggatcttggggtggtagtggatagctcgataaaaatgtcaactcagtgtgcggctgctgtgaaaaaggcaaattccatgctggccataattagacaaggaatagagaataaaactgctgctaccatactgcccttgtacaaatctaagatgataccacacttggaatattatgtacagttttggtcaccacacctaaaaaaggatattgcagagcttgagaaggtgcagaaaagagcaaccaacatgatcacgggactagagcaactgcccctgagaagcagttaaaacacttaggactgcttagtttggaaagaaggtggttaaggagaggcatgatagaggtctataaaattatgcatggtatggagagagtggacagggagaagatttctACTTCTCtcatactagaatgcggggtcatttactgaagctggagggtgagagattcaaaacagataaaagtaagtatttcttcatacaaagcatagttaaattgtggaactccctgccccagggtgtggtgattgtttccaacttggaaggcttt
This Euleptes europaea isolate rEulEur1 chromosome 2, rEulEur1.hap1, whole genome shotgun sequence DNA region includes the following protein-coding sequences:
- the SLC6A17 gene encoding sodium-dependent neutral amino acid transporter SLC6A17, with amino-acid sequence MPKNSKVTQQEHSNEPVTESVADLLAHQEPVDYRHSVLNVAAENWNKQQDGEGGGEDRPAWNSKLQYILAQVGYSVGLGNVWRFPYLCQKNGGGAYLVPYLVLLIIIGIPLFFLELAVGQRIRRGSIGVWNYVCPRLGGIGFASCLVCLFVGLYYNVIIGWSIFYFFKSFQSPLPWSECPVTKNGTVVVVEPECEKSSATTYFWYRETLDISSNISDSGGLNWRMTICLLIAWSIVGLAMIKGIQSSGKVMYFSSLFPYVVLICFLVRGLLLRGAVDGILHMFTPKLDKMLDPLVWREAATQVFFALGLGFGGVIAFSSYNKQDNNCHFDAALVSLINFFTSVLATLVVFAVLGFKANVMNEKCVIENAEKILGYLNHKILSHDLIPPHVNFSHLTAKDYSEMYHVIKTIREDHFQELGLDPCLLEDELNKSVQGTGLAFIAFTEAMTHFPASPFWSVMFFLMLINLGLGSMIGTMAGITTPIIDTFKVRKEVLTVGCCIFAFFVGLIFVQRSGNYFVTMFDDYSATLPLTVVVILENIAVAWIYGTKKFMQELTEMLGFRPYRFYFYTWKYVSPLCMAGLMAASVVQLGLHPPGYSAWIREEAVEKFLFYPPWAMAVLISLIILATLPLPVVFILRQFHLISDGSNALSVTYKKGRMMKDISNLDDNDETRFILSKAPSELPSPMPTHRSYLGPGSTSPLEMSTVANGRYSSDYLMATTPESEL